A window of the Gammaproteobacteria bacterium genome harbors these coding sequences:
- the kdsB gene encoding 3-deoxy-manno-octulosonate cytidylyltransferase, producing the protein MSFKVVIPARYASTRLPAKPLALIAGKPMIEHVYRQALKSGADEVVIATDHSAVFDAVQGFGADVCMTSSEHRSGTDRIAEVSAQRGWKKDEIIVNLQGDEPLMPPQLIQQVATNLAQFTHASIATLCERITGAAELFDPNIVKVVFDHQGYALYFSRAPIPWDRDAFAVSKSTLPPTGEHYRHIGMYAYRAAFLREYVTWSAVALETQESLEQLRALWHGHRIHVAEVATATVPGVDTEQDLERVRSKLK; encoded by the coding sequence GTGAGTTTCAAGGTTGTGATTCCGGCGCGTTATGCCTCAACGCGCTTACCGGCTAAACCGCTGGCCCTGATTGCCGGCAAGCCGATGATCGAGCATGTCTATCGTCAGGCGTTAAAAAGTGGTGCTGACGAAGTCGTGATTGCGACAGATCATTCAGCGGTGTTTGATGCGGTACAGGGATTCGGTGCCGATGTCTGCATGACATCGAGTGAACATCGATCGGGTACTGATCGTATTGCCGAAGTCAGTGCCCAACGTGGCTGGAAAAAAGATGAGATCATCGTCAATTTACAAGGCGATGAACCGCTGATGCCGCCGCAATTGATTCAGCAAGTGGCCACCAATTTAGCGCAGTTTACACACGCCAGTATCGCAACATTGTGTGAACGGATTACCGGTGCGGCAGAATTATTCGATCCGAATATCGTTAAAGTTGTGTTCGATCACCAGGGTTATGCACTTTATTTCAGTCGCGCGCCGATTCCGTGGGATCGTGATGCCTTCGCGGTGAGCAAATCAACATTGCCACCGACAGGCGAACACTATCGCCATATCGGCATGTATGCCTACCGTGCCGCATTTTTGCGTGAATATGTCACCTGGTCAGCCGTGGCCTTGGAGACGCAGGAATCACTGGAGCAATTACGGGCGCTATGGCATGGTCATCGTATACATGTGGCTGAGGTAGCCACAGCAACGGTTCCGGGGGTGGATACGGAGCAGGATCTGGAACGGGTACGCTCGAAATTAAAGTAG
- a CDS encoding low molecular weight phosphotyrosine protein phosphatase encodes MMVKVLFVCMGNICRSPAAHGVFLKLIADQSVSDHIEVDSAGTHAYHIGKAPDRRSQAAALRRGVDLSPLRARQVQQSDFGYYDYILAMDNDNLEIIVEQCPAQYKYKLQLFLEYAPHLPEEEVPDPYYGGERGFEQVLDLVEAAAQGLLDDIREKHLR; translated from the coding sequence ATGATGGTGAAAGTACTCTTTGTCTGCATGGGCAATATCTGCCGTTCTCCCGCGGCGCACGGTGTGTTTCTCAAACTGATTGCAGATCAGTCTGTTAGCGATCACATCGAAGTCGACTCTGCAGGAACGCATGCCTACCACATCGGCAAAGCACCTGATCGGCGGTCACAGGCCGCCGCCCTGCGGCGGGGTGTTGATCTCAGTCCGTTACGGGCACGCCAGGTGCAGCAGAGTGATTTCGGCTATTACGATTACATTCTGGCGATGGACAACGATAATCTCGAAATTATCGTTGAGCAATGTCCTGCTCAATATAAGTATAAATTACAGCTCTTTCTCGAATACGCCCCGCATTTACCGGAAGAGGAAGTGCCCGATCCGTATTATGGCGGTGAGCGCGGTTTTGAACAGGTGCTTGATCTAGTCGAGGCAGCAGCGCAGGGGCTGTTAGACGATATCCGCGAAAAACATCTGCGGTGA
- a CDS encoding Trm112 family protein — translation MDSKLLDILVCPVCKGPLLYRKSEQELICAADRLAYPIHDDIPVMLEDSARRLASDEEVR, via the coding sequence ATGGACAGTAAATTGCTCGACATTTTAGTGTGTCCGGTTTGCAAAGGGCCCTTGTTGTATCGCAAATCCGAACAAGAATTAATTTGTGCTGCCGACCGACTGGCTTATCCTATCCATGATGATATTCCGGTGATGCTTGAAGATTCCGCTCGTCGTCTGGCTTCCGACGAGGAAGTGCGGTGA